The genomic window AACCCGTGCGGTTCATCTTCACCCATCCGGGAAGGAACCGCCTCGTCTTCGGCTCGGTCGAAGACATCTCCGAACAGGGTATGCGCTTCAAACCGGAGGCCCCCCATCTGGTCTCCGATCTCAAACAGGGACAGCTCCTCAGCACATGCTCGCTCAGGATAGGAGACCGCATCCATACCCTCTCGTGTACCGTGGCATCCCGCGACGACTCCCTACACCTCGTCTTCACCGAGGCCACCGAGGACTTCTTCCTCGACGTGAAGCGGTACATAGAGACCCACACCGCCTCCCGGCTCTGAGATTTCCTTGACATCTTCCGTGATCTTTCATTACTCTGATGGTAGACCCGTCGGGAACGACTACGCCGTCCCGCTGCCGCGGGCGGATGGGACGAGGGAGAGCGGGGATATGGCGCAGAAATACCTCGAGGCCCAACCACTCCACGCCTTGCAGCTTCGACACCGATATACCGACTACGCCCTGGAAGGGGTGCCCTTCTCGGGAACCCTCAAGAAGCATCCCTATGATCCGCACAAGGTGCTTCTGTGGGAACCCCCCTTCAAGGAGGAGGCGGGGTTCTACGAGTTCATCATCGACGACATCCTCCATGTCGAACTCGAGGCCACCCTCGGAACCGAAGAGGGCCTCGCGGTTCAAGTGGTCACCGTATGGGTGAGAAAGGGGACCCGGGCCGTGAAGATACAGCCCTTCGTGGTATGACCATGGACGACGCGCTTCCGGAGGCACGGTACTACACCCCCTTCGAGGATTCGGCTGTACGGTGTGAGCTCTGCCCCCATCGGTGTATCATACGTGAGGGGAAGACCGGGGTCTGCACCGTGCGCCTCAACCGCGATGGCAGGCTCATCCTTCCCTATTACGGCAAGATATCCTCCATCGCACTCGACCCCATAGAAAAAAAACCGCTCTACCACTTCCACCCCGGCTCGGTGATCCTGAGCATCGGGTTCTTCGGTTGCTCGTTCAAGTGTCCCTTCTGTCAGAACTTCGAGATCTCCCAGGAGTATCGGACATACCTCCGCACCGCGCTCGAGATACCCACCGAGAGGCTCATCCATCAGGCCAAGGCCTACCACTCGATCGGTATCGCCTACACCTACTCGGAACCGCTCATCCACTTCGAGTACGTAATGGAGGTGGCCGTCGAGGCGCGGAGACACGGGCTCAAGAACGTGCTCGTGACCAACGGGTACATCAACCCCGAACCGTCCGACGAGCTCCTCGAAGTGGTGGATGCGGCCAACGTGGACCTCAAGAGCTTCAACGACGAGTTCTATCGCAAGGAGATCAAAGGGAGCCTCGAGCCGGTCCTCGCCTTCATCGAAAAGGCTGCGAAAAAGATCCACGTGGAGGTGACCACCCTCCTCATCCCGGGGAAGAACGACAGCGAGGAGGAAGTGCGGAGCATCGCCCGCCGGCTCGCCGGCATACGCAAGGACATCCCCCTCCACCTCTCCGCCTATTTCCCTCGCTACAAGTACACCATCCCCCCCACACCCCGAGCGACCGTATATCGGGCAGTGGAGATCGCAAAAGAGTACCTCGACTACGTGCACGCAGGGAATGTGTAGACCTATTCACTCCGGACCAGCGGGAGTCCCTTTCTGGATGGAATTCTAAGTTCACGCCTCCCTTCCCTGTGCTGTATCCACACCCGCCATCCAGGAGTGATCACCTGCGCGTAGAATTTCCCCTCCTCTGGCCAGCCAAGACTCGCATCCGGCCACCATGCTTCCATCATTTCCACCACCCACCCTTCTCCCCACCTCTCCCTTGCCCACCCCTCTACCCATCGGGCCCTTCTTGCAGCCCCAGCCCACGTCTCCACCACCTCGTGCGCCTCCTCGAGCCATCCTGGAAGCCCCGGCGCCCACCACCGGCCCTCTTCGCCCGCCTGTACCACGCGCACCTGCACCCCATCCGCCACAGCATTGCCCCACACCCCTCCCTTCACCTTTTTCCACACTCCCTCAAGCACATCCCTCGCCTCAACCGCCGTCTCTATCCTCACCCACCCTGCCCCTCCACTCACCACATATCCTTCACCATTCGCTCCTAGCACCACCATATCCCTGAATCCTACTACGCCCCCCACATGCCAGATCGCCCATGTCACCACCTCAGGCCATGTCGCTTCCCATCTCACTACATTCACCACCACCCCTTCAGGTGTGGCGTACACCACCACTCGATACCGCCCCCACTCCCCCATCCCAGACATCCCGACCCCCGGTACCACCCCATCTGGACTCACAAGGGCCCCTCTGAGCCCCTGAAACCCCATCCACACCCCCTCACACAACACCTCTCTCCCTACCAACTCCTCAGCCCTTTCGAGAACCTGCCCTACTGTCAGAACCTCCTCTCCAAAAAGACTCGATACATACACCAGTATCAGCCACACGTATCGCACTTTCATACTAAACCCCTTACGAGTGTAACCCTCGTTACAGATTATTTCCAGTAATAACAAGTCAAGACTTCTCATTTTGTTACATTGTGTGAGTATAATACGGCTAGGAGACCAATACTGAGGAGTGTGCCATGGCGAAGAGAGTGGTCATCGACCGCGATGAGTGCATAGGGTGCGGCAGCTGCGCCGACGCGTGTCCCGATGTCTTCGAGATGGACGACGAGGGCAAGGCCCGCGTGATCCTCCCGGAAGGAGGAGATGAAACCTGCATAGAGGAGGCCATCTCCATCTGTCCTGTGGAATGCATCCACTGGGAGGAGTGATCAAAAATACTTGACAAAGCCCCGGCGGTCGGGATATAGTCACGGCACCTACCGGACATTCCGGCGTAGCTCAGTCGGTAGAGCGGGTGGCTGTTAACCACTAGGTCGCAGGTTCGAGTCCTGCCGCCGGAGCGAGAGCCCACCGTATGAGGTGGGTTTTTTCATGCCCGCGCGGCACGATTTTCCCATTTCCTCTATAGCCTCTTTAATTGCAGGGAACTGCTTCACACTCCTCCTGTGGTGGGCCACAAGGGAGAGCCCCCCACTCACCCCTCCCCTCCCGTCCGGCCCCAGAGAAACCACCACTACCACTAAAGAACCGATTCACCTTGATCCCCATGACACTCTCCAGTAGAATAAGATCCGTATATTCTCAAACGGACAGGTGGGCATGAACAAAAAGGAGGACCTGTTGGACGATCTTCTCCGGAAGATCGTCCACGCCTAGCATCTCTAGGCACTGTCAAGGAGGAGTGTTGAAATTGAGCTGGAGCTGATAAGGGGTGCGTCTCCCACACTGCGAGTGTATCTGCATGCCCACCACGTAGAGGCCTACCGCCTCATCCGCATGGGCACGGCTCATATACCCAGGATACCGTCGAAGAAATGTCCTCATGTGCCGAAAGAGGTTCTCCACAAGGGCGTTCGTCCTCACCTTCTCCTTCCACTCATAGGGCAGCTCCAGATAGGAGAACAGTCGGTCCTTCCGCCACAGGAGTGCGGCACTCATCCGCGGCGCACGGGCTCCCCACTCCTTCCAGAACCCTTCAAGGGCCTTCTCCGCCTCCTCCTTCTCTCGTGCCGCCAAAAGCTTCCGGTAGGCATCCCGAAATGCCCGCCGCATCTCCTGTACGTGCCTCTTCTCCTTACCTCTCAGTTCATTGAGGAGCGTCCGCTCAAGGGTCCGCTCAAGGTGCCAGAGGCATACCTGCTTCTTCGCCTCAGGATACACCGTCTCCACGGCCTGCCAGATCCCCTCAGCCTCATCGGCCACCACCAGCTCCACCTCATGAAGCCCCCGCTCATAGAGCCTGGTAAGCAGTCGCTCGTAGCTCGCTCGGTCCTCCCGCTCCGCAACGACCCAGTCGAGTAGCTCATGAGACCCGTCCTCCTTCACCCCCACGGCACTCAAGACCACCAGCCCCCTCCTCCCTTTTCCCCTCAGCTTTCCCCACACCCCATCCAGCACGAGCGCCTTCACCCCTGTAAGCGGCCGCCTCCGCCACCGCTCCTTCTCCTCACGAAGACGTCTGATGAGCCGCAGGAGTGTCTGCGGGTGGGCCTCGCCTATCCCTCACTCCCGTAACAGGATGGCATATCTCCGCGCGCTCATCCCTCCCACATACCCAAGGAGGAGCTGCTCGGTGAGGGCCACGAGCCTCTGCTCATAGGCGACCAACTTCACCTCCTTCCCCCCGCCGGTGCGGATCCGGGGCACGCGTACCTCCTCGATCGGCCCCCATGGGGTCTGCACACTCTTCCACTTCCTGTAGCCGTACCGGTAGTACGGTGGCTTCTCAGCCTCCCCTCGTGCATATCGCGGTCGCCCTACTGCCTCCTCTCTCAGTGCCTCAAGGAGGTGCTCCAGGTACGTCTTGTAGGTGTGGCGCACTTCCTCCCGGAGTTGGGCCTCTACTTGCTTCATGAGGCCAGAGAGGGTATACTGTGTCTCAGTCAGTGCGCGTGTCTTGCCGCGCTTCATGGGGTATCTCCTCCTTGAAATAAAGGATTAGTGTGGTGGGAGATACCCCTTATCTTTTTTCCCCGCGTTTTTCAACACTCGATGTTACAGGCCCGTGCTTTCGCCACGGCCTTGACGAGGAGGTGATCATGCTGAAAAATGGCCGATGAGGCTGTGGTCTCTGCATCCGAAGTACCTTGACTCCAAGGGGTTGGTGGCAGTGTGGCGGGAGGGGTTGCTCGCCAAGGCAGTGCTGGAAGGAAAGACACGAGGGTATCGATCGCATCCTCAGCTCAGGCGGTTTAGGGCGCAGGAAGACCCGGTTGCTGCCATCGATGCGTACCTGCACGCCGTGCTCGAGGAGGCACGGCGCCGCGGGTATCACTTCGACGAGACTAAACTCTCCCCTCACGCTCCTGTGAAGCCTATCGAAGTCTCTGTTGGGCAGCTACGGTATGAGTGGAGGCACCTCCTCTTCAAGCTGAAGAGAAGGGATCCGGCACGCTTTCAACGGCTGTGCACGCTGGAAGATCCCGATCCGCATCCGCTGATGAGGGTCGTTCCCGGCGATATCGAGGCCTGGGAGGTAGTGCACTAAGTCTGCAGGGCACGCAGGAGCGCCCCTTCCCTGCGGTGAGGCGGTGCGTGTGCAGGAGGGCGGCGTCATCCTCCCCGTGCTCAAGCGAGCGGGGACCCGCATCAGCCCTCACCACCCACCCTCCCCGGGACGCTGCCGGTCCTGGGCTGGACCACCGGGTGGGTGCGCTCCTCCCTCATCACGTGGCCGTGCCTACCGCCTTCCGTATGAGGGCACGGACCCGTGCCTCTACCTCGGGGTTCCACCCGGCAAGGGCGAATGCGGTGGGCCACATGGACCCCTCGTCGAGCGTCGCGACATCGGTGAACCCAAGGGTCGCGTACCGGGTCTTGAACTTCTGCCCGCTCTGAAAGAAGCAGACCACCTTGCCCTCTCTGGCATACGCCGGCATACCGTACCAGGTCTTCGGCGTGAGCATGGGCGCCTCCTCCAGGATGAGCCGGTGGAGTCGCTCCGCCATGGTCCGGTCGGGTTCGCCCATCTCGGCGATCTTCGCACGCACCTCCTCCTCTCCGGCTCCCCTCCCCTTCTTTCTCGTCCTCGCCGCATCTTTCGAGGACTCGCCCGGACCTCTGTCGACAGCCATGGAAACCTCCTCATTACCAGTATAAGACATGAGGATATAGAAGACACGACCAGGAGGCACACCGTCCCTCGATGCCGAAGTATTCTGCAGGCCCCCGGCTGCCGGAGGGCCTCCCCTCCTTCTCCTTCTTCCCTACGCCCGCTGGGCCACTCCCTCCTCTCTCAGCCTGCGGATATCCTGGCTCGGAGGAAGGCCGAAGAGGCGCTTGTACTCGCGGGAGAACTGGGAGAGACTCTCGTATCCCACTTGAAAGGCGGCGCTCGTGGCATCGAGCCCCTGGAGCATGAGCCGGCGTGCCTCGTTGAGTCTGAGGCGCTTCTGGTACTGGAGGGGGCTCATTCCGGTGAGGGTACGGAAGTGCTGGTGGAAACTGGAAGGACTCATACCGATCAGAGCGGCGAGCTCCAGGATGCGCAGAGGCTCGGTGAAGTGCTCCTTGAGCCAGGTGACGGCCCGGGCGATCTGGTGGGAGTGACTCCCTATGGTGGCGATTTGCTTGAGGCGTGCGCCCTGTCCGCTCAGGATGAGCCGGTAGAGGATCTCCCGGTGTACGAGAGGGGCGAGGACGGGGATGTGGTCGGGTTCCTCCAGGAGGTCGACCAGGCGTTCGAAGGAGGAAAGGAGGGGGGCGGTCATCTCTCCTATGGCCATGGCCCTGGAGGAACGGGCCTCGACGAACGAGACGACGTCGGGGTCGTAGACCACCTCGAGGAGGGCCTCCATGTCGAGCTCGAGGCGCATCCCTAGGTAGGGGGCCTCCTCCGTGGCCTCCACGATACAGGCCACCACCGGGAGGTCGAGCGAGGAGAGGAGGAAGTGGTGGGCGTCGTACCGGTACTCCTCCTCACCGAGGACCACCCGCTTGGCCCCGCTCACCACCATACAGATGCTGGGGGGAAGCAGGTAGCTCACCGGCTCGGTGGGCCGGGTGATCCTGTGGATGAGGAGCCCGGGGATCTCGTACTCGATGTGTTCTCGCTCCGCGGTATACCGGAGCAGCTTCTCCGCGAGGCGCGAGCGTATCTCTTCGAACCTTTCGCCCATATCCTCCTCCCTGCAGGCGGCCGTCCCTTTTCTCCATATTAAGGGTAGCTCCTCTTTCCTCGTTTCGCAACCGATTCTCCGGCATTCTGGAGGATCAGGCAAATATTTCCCACTATCGGAGTACCTCACGGTAAGGGAATCTCTCTATACTTGAGGTGTAACACCAACCGGAGGTTGACGATGAAGATGCGACGACTCGGAACCAACGGCCCCGTGGTCTCGGCCATAGGGCTGGGATGCATGCGCATGAGCTTCGGACAGAGGCCGCTCCCCGACAGGAACGAGATGATCAAGCTCATCCGAACAGCGGTGGAGCTCGGGGTGACCTTCTTCGATACCGCCGAGGTCTACGGCCCTTACACCAACGAGGAGCTCGTGGGAGAGGCCCTCGAACCGTTCAAGGGAGAGGTGGTCATCGCCACCAAGTTCGGCTTCGAGCTTCATCCCGACGGGAGACCGGGCTGGAAAGGGCTCAACAGCAGGCCTGAGCACATCAAGAAGGCGGTGGAGGGATCGCTCAAGCGGCTGAGGGTGGAGGCGATCGACCTCTACTACCAGCACCGGGTCGATCCCAATGTCCCCATAGAGGACGTCGCGGGGGCGGTGAAGGACCTCATCGATGAGGGGAAGGTGAAGTACTTCGGCCTCTCCGAGGCAGGGGCGAAGACCATCCGCAGGGCCCATGCCGTGTGTCCCGTCACCGCGGTGCAGAGCGAATACTCCCTCTGGTGGCGCAAACCCGAGGAGGAAGTGCTCCCTACCTGCGAGGAGCTGGGGATAGGGTTCGTGCCCTTCAGCCCCCTCGGGAAGGGGTTCCTCACCGGGACCATCGACGAGAAGGCGAGGTTCGACGAGACCGACATACGGAGCAGGATCCCCCGCTTCAAACCGGAGTTCCTCAAGGCGAACATGGCCCTGGTGGATCTGGTGAAGGAGATCGCGGGGAGGAAGGGGGCCACCCCTGCACAGATCGCCCTCGCCTGGCTCCTCGCCCAAAAACCGTGGATCGTGCCGATTCCGGGCACCACCAAGCCGGAGCGGCTCAAGGAGAACGTAGGCGCGGCGGATGTGGAGCTCACTCCCGAGGACCTCGAGGAGATCGACGAGGCCCTCTCCCGCATCCGGATAGTGGGCGAACGATACCCGGAAGAGATGGAGAAGATGACCTACCTCTAGAGGCCCGCTCCGAAAAGAAGATGCATCGACCATCAGGAAGGAGGATCCCACGGTGAGACGTTCCTTGGTGCTCATGGTGATCTGCGTAGGGGTTACCACCCTCTCCACCCTGCAGGGCTCCATCTTTGGGGCGGCCCTCCCCCTCATCGTAGGGGATCTGGGGATCGACTGGGGCCTCATGGGGCTCATGATAGCTGCGTGGACCGTGCTCTGCGCGCTTTCACCCTTTGTGCTGGGCCGCTACGTGCACGAGGCCCCTCCCCTCACGGCCGTCACCGTGGTGATGCTCCTTCTCTCCCTCTCCTCCATCGCCCTCACCGCAGTGAGGGACCTCGTGGCGCTCAACCTCGTGAGGGTGGCATCGAGTCTGGCGATCGCCTTCCCCTTCCCTCTTGCCGCACGGGTGGTCACCTCCCATGTGAGCGAGCACCGACGGGGATTGGCCACCGCGATCTACGGGACGGGGTCCATGATCGGACTCGCCCTGGCCTACGTGGTCATCGCGCTCTCAGGGAGCCACTGGCGCCTCGCCACCCTCGTCGCAGGGCTTCTGGGGATCGCCTTCTTACCGGTGGCCTTCGGGCTGTGGAAGTACGCCTTCCCTTCTCCCGATGCTGAGAAGCCCCTCCAGGCTGATCCGGCTGGGAAGCCCGACCCGGACCGCACGATCGCCTCCGGGCCGTTCCCCTACGGGCTCGTGCTCCTCCTGATGCTGGGGCACTTCTGTGCGGTCTACACATGGAACCTCATGTTCAACTGGCTCTCCACCTTCCTGGTGCGCGATCTCGCACTCCCCTATGGCGCCATCGCCCTCTCGCTTTCGGCCATGGCCCTGGTCGCGAGCGTGGCAGAGGTACTCATCGGAGTGCGCTCCGACAGGCTTAGGGGGTTCAGGGGGCGGGTGCTCCCCCTCTTCATGGGGTTCATCCCTTCGGTAGTGCTCCTCACGGTGGCCCCCTGGATTCCTTCTGCGCTCATCGCCGGGATCCTCATGTCGTTCGCGATCCTCACCTGGAGGCTCGCGAGCCCCTCCTTCTGGAGCATCTTCAGCGATCTCGTGCCCCTCGCGCACTTCGGGAAGGCGAGCAACATGTACATGCTCGCCGTGTTCGCCTCGGGGATCTCCTCGTCGGTGATCAACGGGTACCTCGTCTCTCTCACGGGGTCGATGAGATACCCCATACTCCTGAGCGCGCTCATTCTCCTGTTCTCTCCGCTCTTCTACACCCTGGCTGCGAAAAGGGTCTATTGCGCACACCCGGCAAGTGCATAGGAGGAAATGACGATCGATGACACGCTGAAGGCCGAGAAATCGGCGAACCGGAGAGCGGTTCACCGCCGAAAGGATCAATTCATACCCCTATATGGAGGGAGGCCATGAGAGACGACCTCTTCGAGAAAGGCAACAAAGGATCGGACGAGTTTTTCACGGGCACGGTCTGGGTGAAGATGCTCGTCACCGATGAGAAGGGGATTTTCGACACCCAGGTGTACCACGTGGTCTTCGAGCCGGGGGCCAGAACCCACTGGCATGCACATCCTGGCGGACAGATCCTGATCGTGACGCGGGGAAACGGGTTCTATCAGGAGAAGGGTGCACCCGCGCGGCTTGTCACACCGGGGGACGTGGTGGAGATCCCGCCCGGTGTGGTCCACTGGCACGGCGCCGGGCCGGACGGGGAGTTCGCCCATATCGGGCTCAGCACACAGATCCACCGGGGACCGGCCCAATGGTTCGGCCCGGTGACGGACGATGCATATACAACCGAAACAGATCAACGAAGAGGAGGATGACGATGATGCACTTAGAGTACTACAATCCCACGAGACTCGTATTCGGCGCCGGCGCCCTGGAAAGCCTGGGAGAAAGGGCGCGGGCGTACGGAAACAAGGCGCTGCTCGTCATAGGTAAAGGGAGCGTCAAGAGGACCGGTGCGTTCGACAGGGCGGTGGCAAGCCTCGAGAAGGAGGGGGTCGAGGTGGTGGAGTTATCCGGGGTAGAGCCGAATCCAAGGTTTACAACAGTGCTCAAAGGTGCGGAGACAGCAAAGAAACACGGCTGTGACATGGTCGTCGCGCTCGGGGGTGGGAGCGTGATGGATGCTTCCAAGGTGATTGCGGCCACGGTGCGCTACGAGGGAGATCCCTCCGAGATGTTGATGCGTGCCGATCGGCCGCCGCGGCTCCCACGTGCGGCGCTCCCCATCATCACCGTACCCACCCTGGCGGCAACGGGATCCGAGACCAACTGCGGAGCGGTGATCACCCTCGATACGGGTGAAGAACCGCTCAAGACCTTCGTGATAGCCGAGGCACTCTATCCCCGACTGGCGATCGCAGATCCCACGCTCACGCTTTCCGTGCCACCCGACCACACGGCGTACGGTGTCGCGGATATCCTCGCCCATGTCACCGAGGGATACTTCAACGGCGTGGACGGCACTCCCATTCAGGACGGGTTCGCCGAAACGGTGATCCGCACCGTACTCGAGTGGGGTCCACGCGCCGTGGCCCACGGAGACGACCTGGAGGCGAGGACCCAGCTTCAATGGGCGTCGATCGTGGCCCTGAACGGGTGGGTGCAAACCGGCGTGCACGCTCCCTATCCCGTACACCAGATAGAGCACACCCTCTCCGGCATCTACGACGTGCCCCACGGTGCAGGACTCGCGGTCCTCAACCCGGCATGGATGCGCTTCGCCGCAAAGTACAACCCGGATCGTTTCGTTCAGTTTGCACAGCGCATATTCGGGGTGTCCATGGAAGGTAGAGACAAACGAGAAGTTGCCATGGAAGGCATCTACAGGTTCGAGGAATTTCTGCGGTCGATTGGATGTCCCACACGACTCTCCGAACTGGGAATCGGTGAGGTCGACGAGAAGGATTTTTCCCACTGGGCCGAGAAGACGTTGGAGGTGGTAAGGGACGAGGAAGGAAGACTCCCGGGCCGCCCCCCGCTCTCAAAAGAAGACATTGTGGAGATACTGGCATCGGCTCGATAGATACGTGGATGCAGGGAGGAAGACCGATGAGCCGTGGGAGCACTGCTGTCGTCTACTACTCCTGGTCGGGCAACACCCGCCACGTGGCGGGTCTGATCCAGGCCCGTACAGGAGGGGTGCTGAAGGCACTCGAGCCGGAGGTACCCTACCCGTCTTCCTATGAGGCAACCCTCTCCCTTGCGAAGGCAGAGATACGGGAGGGAAAACTCCCTGCGCTCGCCCCCATGGACCTGGCGATCCATGCGTACGACTTCATCTTCCTCGGGTCGCCCAACTGGTGGGGCACTATCGCGCCGCCGGTCGCCGCCTTCCTCTCGCAGTACGACCTCGCGGGAAAGATCATCGCCCCCTTCATCACCCACGGTGGAGGGGGTGCCCAACGTACGCTGGACGAAATCCGGAAACGATGTCCCCGTGCGCAGGTCCTCCCCGCACTCGTGGTGTACGGGAGGGGCACCGGGGAGGAAGTGGAAGCCTGGATCTCGACGATACGTGCAGAATGAAAAACGAGAAGTGTTATAGTACGCACGATACCCCATAGGAGGTGTGTGATGGACTACTCTCCTCTCGCCCCTGAGAAGGCGTATACCATCTTCAACGGTGGAGGGCTCATCCTCGTGTGTACGAGGAGTCCCGAGGGCAGATACGATATGGCACCCATTGCGTGGACATGCCCACTCGACTATGAGCCGGTGACCCAGCTCCTCTTCGTGTGCGATCCCTCGCATGCGACGTTCCACAACATCGAGGCCACGGGGAGCTTCATCGCCGCCCTTCCCACCTTCCATCAAAAGGATCTCGTGCTGAAGACGGGCGAGGTCTCGGGGCACAAGGTGGACAAGATCGCCCGGTTCGGTATACCCGTGAGGAAGGGAACGGTGGTGGATGCGCTCATCCCGGAGGGGGTCGCCGGATGGGCCGAGTGCGAGGTGAGTCAGGTCTACCGGCCGGGAGAGGTGGCGGTGGTGTGCGGCACGGTGAAGGCAGCCTTTGCGGTTCCCGAAGCCTGGAAACTCGTGCTCCACCACGTGGAGAACGGCCTGTTCTACCAGCCGGGGGAACCCGTGTCGTAGATCATAAAACGCTTTAATATGTATACTCGAGCATACATATGTGGCTATGGGCTCACCGCCCCTCGGAGGGGCCTCAGAAGAGTCCCTTCACCGCGCCACCGTCCACCGGGATGGTGGCGCCGGTGATGAAGCCCGCACGCTCCGAGCACAGGAAGGCCACCAGGTCGGCGAGTTCCTCCGGCTTCCCGAGCCTTCCCATGGGTATGTCGCCGATCCATCGTGAGAGGGCCTCTTCCGGGGAGAGGCCTTCTCGGGAGACGGCGGCCTGGATGAGCTGCTCCATCCTACTGGTTGCGATGGGGCCGGGCGCCACGGTGTTGAAGGTGATCCCCCGGGAGGCATAGACAGTGGAGAGGGTCTTCATGAGGGCGGTGAGGGCCGACCTCGTTGCATTACTCAACACGAGGGTGTCGATGGGCTGCTTCACCGAGATGGAGGTGAGCGCCACCACCCTTCCCCACCCCCGCTCCTCCATGTCGGGGAGCACGGATCGGATGAGCCTCAAGGCGCTGTAGAAGACGAGCTGAAAGGCGGCTTCCCAGTCATCGTCGGAAAAGGAGAGAGGTGGACCGGAAGGAGGGCCTCCGGTGTTCGTCACCAGGATGGAGACAGGCCCCAGTTCCCGACGGGCCGCCTCCACGAATCGCTCCACATCCCCTCTCCTGGTGAGGTCCGCCACCACGGGGAGGACGGATGCTCCTGTCTCTCTCCGAATCCGTTCGGCCGCGCGCGTGATGCGTTCCTCCGAGCGGGCACAGATCGCCACACGTGCCCCTTCGGCGGCGAGACGCAGTGCCACCGCATACCCCAATCCCGAACTCGCCGCAGCGACGAGGGCCGTCTTTCCTCTAAGGCCGAGTTCCATGTGCACCTCCTCATCGGGGAATGCCGTATGATACTCCCCGGTACCGCAGGCTCACAAGAGAGGGGCGCATGGCAGAGCATGCGCCCCGATCGTGCAGGACCTTATCCCTTGAGGGCTCGTGCCACACGGGCAAGCCGCGCTCCCAGGAAGCGGGCCCCCTCGAGTTCGTTTTGGGTGGGTTCCCTGCTCCCCTCCTCTCCTGCAAGCGCAATGGTGGACGCGCCGTAGGGAGAGCCACCGGATATCTCGTTCCTTTCCATCTGGCCCTGGAAGGTGTACGGAAGACCCACCAGGATCATACCATGGTGGAGGAGCACGGTGTGGAAGCTCAGTATGGTGGACTCCTGCCCACCGTGCTGGGTGCTGGAACTCGTGATCACCGCCGCGGGCTTGTCCACGAGGGCGCCCTTCGCCCAGAGGGGGCCGGTCGCGTCGAGAAAGGCCTTCATCTGGGCCGCCATGTTCCCGAATCTGGTGGGACTCCCGAAGATGAACCCATCGGCTTCGGTGAGCTCTTCCACCGTGACGACAGGTACGTGGGCCTGCGCCTTGTAGAAGTCAAGGGCACCCATCTGGGAGAGGATCTCCTCCGAGACC from Spirochaeta thermophila DSM 6192 includes these protein-coding regions:
- a CDS encoding cupin domain-containing protein, giving the protein MRDDLFEKGNKGSDEFFTGTVWVKMLVTDEKGIFDTQVYHVVFEPGARTHWHAHPGGQILIVTRGNGFYQEKGAPARLVTPGDVVEIPPGVVHWHGAGPDGEFAHIGLSTQIHRGPAQWFGPVTDDAYTTETDQRRGG
- a CDS encoding aldo/keto reductase: MKMRRLGTNGPVVSAIGLGCMRMSFGQRPLPDRNEMIKLIRTAVELGVTFFDTAEVYGPYTNEELVGEALEPFKGEVVIATKFGFELHPDGRPGWKGLNSRPEHIKKAVEGSLKRLRVEAIDLYYQHRVDPNVPIEDVAGAVKDLIDEGKVKYFGLSEAGAKTIRRAHAVCPVTAVQSEYSLWWRKPEEEVLPTCEELGIGFVPFSPLGKGFLTGTIDEKARFDETDIRSRIPRFKPEFLKANMALVDLVKEIAGRKGATPAQIALAWLLAQKPWIVPIPGTTKPERLKENVGAADVELTPEDLEEIDEALSRIRIVGERYPEEMEKMTYL
- a CDS encoding AraC family transcriptional regulator, with product MGERFEEIRSRLAEKLLRYTAEREHIEYEIPGLLIHRITRPTEPVSYLLPPSICMVVSGAKRVVLGEEEYRYDAHHFLLSSLDLPVVACIVEATEEAPYLGMRLELDMEALLEVVYDPDVVSFVEARSSRAMAIGEMTAPLLSSFERLVDLLEEPDHIPVLAPLVHREILYRLILSGQGARLKQIATIGSHSHQIARAVTWLKEHFTEPLRILELAALIGMSPSSFHQHFRTLTGMSPLQYQKRLRLNEARRLMLQGLDATSAAFQVGYESLSQFSREYKRLFGLPPSQDIRRLREEGVAQRA
- a CDS encoding iron chaperone, whose translation is MAVDRGPGESSKDAARTRKKGRGAGEEEVRAKIAEMGEPDRTMAERLHRLILEEAPMLTPKTWYGMPAYAREGKVVCFFQSGQKFKTRYATLGFTDVATLDEGSMWPTAFALAGWNPEVEARVRALIRKAVGTAT
- the amrS gene encoding AmmeMemoRadiSam system radical SAM enzyme, encoding MTMDDALPEARYYTPFEDSAVRCELCPHRCIIREGKTGVCTVRLNRDGRLILPYYGKISSIALDPIEKKPLYHFHPGSVILSIGFFGCSFKCPFCQNFEISQEYRTYLRTALEIPTERLIHQAKAYHSIGIAYTYSEPLIHFEYVMEVAVEARRHGLKNVLVTNGYINPEPSDELLEVVDAANVDLKSFNDEFYRKEIKGSLEPVLAFIEKAAKKIHVEVTTLLIPGKNDSEEEVRSIARRLAGIRKDIPLHLSAYFPRYKYTIPPTPRATVYRAVEIAKEYLDYVHAGNV
- a CDS encoding pyrimidine dimer DNA glycosylase/endonuclease V — its product is MRLWSLHPKYLDSKGLVAVWREGLLAKAVLEGKTRGYRSHPQLRRFRAQEDPVAAIDAYLHAVLEEARRRGYHFDETKLSPHAPVKPIEVSVGQLRYEWRHLLFKLKRRDPARFQRLCTLEDPDPHPLMRVVPGDIEAWEVVH
- a CDS encoding iron-containing alcohol dehydrogenase; translated protein: MMHLEYYNPTRLVFGAGALESLGERARAYGNKALLVIGKGSVKRTGAFDRAVASLEKEGVEVVELSGVEPNPRFTTVLKGAETAKKHGCDMVVALGGGSVMDASKVIAATVRYEGDPSEMLMRADRPPRLPRAALPIITVPTLAATGSETNCGAVITLDTGEEPLKTFVIAEALYPRLAIADPTLTLSVPPDHTAYGVADILAHVTEGYFNGVDGTPIQDGFAETVIRTVLEWGPRAVAHGDDLEARTQLQWASIVALNGWVQTGVHAPYPVHQIEHTLSGIYDVPHGAGLAVLNPAWMRFAAKYNPDRFVQFAQRIFGVSMEGRDKREVAMEGIYRFEEFLRSIGCPTRLSELGIGEVDEKDFSHWAEKTLEVVRDEEGRLPGRPPLSKEDIVEILASAR
- a CDS encoding MFS transporter, encoding MRRSLVLMVICVGVTTLSTLQGSIFGAALPLIVGDLGIDWGLMGLMIAAWTVLCALSPFVLGRYVHEAPPLTAVTVVMLLLSLSSIALTAVRDLVALNLVRVASSLAIAFPFPLAARVVTSHVSEHRRGLATAIYGTGSMIGLALAYVVIALSGSHWRLATLVAGLLGIAFLPVAFGLWKYAFPSPDAEKPLQADPAGKPDPDRTIASGPFPYGLVLLLMLGHFCAVYTWNLMFNWLSTFLVRDLALPYGAIALSLSAMALVASVAEVLIGVRSDRLRGFRGRVLPLFMGFIPSVVLLTVAPWIPSALIAGILMSFAILTWRLASPSFWSIFSDLVPLAHFGKASNMYMLAVFASGISSSVINGYLVSLTGSMRYPILLSALILLFSPLFYTLAAKRVYCAHPASA
- a CDS encoding ferredoxin gives rise to the protein MAKRVVIDRDECIGCGSCADACPDVFEMDDEGKARVILPEGGDETCIEEAISICPVECIHWEE